The following is a genomic window from Bufo gargarizans isolate SCDJY-AF-19 chromosome 10, ASM1485885v1, whole genome shotgun sequence.
cagtccaggtgttagtccacttgaaacaacttttccatcactactgtggctagaaagagtccctgtgggttttaaaattcgcctgcctattaaagtcaatggcggttcgcccggttcgcccgttcgcgaacatttgcagaaattcccGTTCGcaaaacggaaaattttatgttcgcgacatctctagcacacagggctattagggcccattcacacagagctgctgcaaacctctcctttcacctgggacaaagtgcataatgtacttcaccacatctctgggcgatttgcacattgtcccatgggaaaggagaggtttgtcctataaaaggtaaaaaaagcaaaacaaaaagaaaatcaccggtaagcaaaaaagttattgttctgtttccaaagttcataaaagttaatgttctcttcaaatgttattataaagttcatgttaataaattaatTGCGTTGCGggctggattttttatttttttttaccttccaggtggaccaaccgatcgaccagctgcagcactgatgtgcattctgacagaagcattgcgctgctgtcagattacacaaaagtcggtgtatgcggcgctgcaagacgagatttctcctctgcagtaaaaaagatatgtttgccgaggcttatgagctgagggggcgtggtgttcatatgctttggcaaacactttgtataaaaaaaaaactaaaaaaaacccggcaataatttattcatccacatcgattgatgtgaatggagaaatcaggtttgccagggcatacgagctaagtgggtatggatgttgggcggagctcctatgtcctggcagatgcctttcccctcctttttttttttgggcagagattttttcatccacattgatcgatgcgaatgaagaaatctgtgccgttcattttttctttcagcccagaggctgaacggaaaaaaaaatctcattacctgtatgctcaatataaggagaatagcagaaactcctaatgctggccatacatgtaatgattgcggactaccctcaaatgccagggcagtacaaacaccccacaaatgaccccattttggaaagaagacaccctaaggtcttcgctgatgggcatagtgagttcatagaagtttttattttttgtcacaagttagcggaaaatgatattttgttttgtttttcttacaaagtctcatattccactaacttgagacaaaaaataaaaaattccatgaactcactatgcccatcacgaaataccctggggtgtcttctttccaaaatggtcacatgtggggtatttatactgccctggcattttaggggccctaaagcatgagaagaagtctggaatccaaatgtctaaaaatgccctcctaaaaggaatttgtgcccctttgcgcaccgttctcaggagaagttgggcaatgtgttttggggtgtctctctaaaatgacaactttgtataattttttttgaaaagttgacttttagagagatatttctctcacccagcatgggtatatgtaaaaagacaggtgctctttagaatttgtgcccctttgcccacctaggctgcaaaaaagtgtcacacatgtggtatcaccgtactcagaagaagtagggcaacgtgttttggggtgtatttttacatatacccatgctgggtgagagaaatatctctctaaaagtcaacttttcacatttcttttcattttagagagatatttctctcacccagcatggttatatgtaaaaatacaccccaacagTTTTATTATGGGGCCCCATGAGTCATTGTTATGCCCCTGCTATCAACAAGTGATTAGTTCAAAAGTCAGGTACAAATAGGTTTCTAGAAAACTACTTGCCTGCTGCAACTTTTTTGTTCCTGTTTTCTATTTTCACCATCTGTAAAACAACATAGAGGGATCTTATCAccctaatcccccccccccaagtcttctggcataaaaaaaaagttgtagaccttgggtttgcaactttttaaatgccagtGCACCTAACCTAGGTGGAAGTGGCGTTTCCATGCTGCCCAGGTCACTTTCCAAAAAAGGGAATATGGTGGGGCAGCTCATTGGCCCTAGCACATTAATCGTCATTTACAGCAGTTTTCTGCAGTAAATTATATTTGAAATATACACCAGCTACAGGATGGCATCAATTTCAGTTTAGGCGCACTGATTGCTGGAGGacatgcctaatttatgatgaggcgtgcGCCTTGTCATACATTAAACACATCCTCTTGCTGCCCTGGGGAGATCAAAGATAAATTGATAAATTCTTcgcaatggggcagatttactgaccctgtagatggtgtaaacttagatAAGTAGGCTGTTTAGACCTGCACTAAATTTATCACCGTGGTTCAGGCtttgtgataaatctggtacagAGATACACACTTTTTTGCGTAAACTCTATGACAATTATTGGTTGActttttgagacagaattttatggcACAACTTTGTAGCAAAATATTGCATCTTAGGAAACTCATCTTACCTGGTATGCCACAATCCCTTTTTGGACTAGGAGCAGATAATTTCTCTAAACCTAGATATGACAGGTTGCACCAAATTGCTCCATTATTTGGCACAATTATTATTAGAAAATGTGGGCCTATGCCCCAACACTATTCAGTTTTATACTGTAGATAATACACCATACCTGATCAGAGAAACCTTTTCCATATCGCAGTTCTGTTGAAAAGTGTTCACAGTTGCCACTGGTCAAACTGTATGGCATGGTCTGACCCACCAGCCTTAGTGCTGCCCGCACCACCTTTTCACGAGGGTATGGCTGGATTTTCTCATCATATTTGTTATTAACCTTATAACTGCATCCATATGCAACATCCTCTAGACGATCTTTTCTGACAACTGCAGAGGCCCcaaatgcagatgacaggctAGACCAGCCTTCCTGATCTGTAAAGAGTAAAGGATACAGCGATTGCCATGATTCTCACTGCTGAAGGGCCATTGTGATATACCAAATGTACACTAAACTTGTCTATCTTTATTTTAAGATCCAATATAAATAACTctataaagtttttttatttctcaTAAAATATCTAGGGCAATTTATTAGTAATAGCTTTTTCAAGCAGTAACACTATagttaatacagtatatacaggtgaaactcgaaaaattagaatattgtgcaaagttcatttatttcagtaatgcaacttaaaaggtgaaacgaatatatgagatagactcattacatgcaaagcgagatatttcaagcctttatttgttataatttggatgattagggattacagcttatgaaaccccaaagtcacaatctcaggtaccctttgctcaggggctatggattaattagccgactagagtgggacactttgagcctagaatattgaaccttttttgcaaaattctaattttaagctgcattaatgcaattcatttttacttgcattactgaaataaatggacttttgcacgatattctaatttttcgagtttcaactGTAGAGGTAATCTGCATAAAATGTAGAAACTTGGgtaatacattacattacttatctcaCTCTGGCCTTACAATACATCACATGTAACAGAGCAGAGCTGCATTCATCATTTTGTTGGTTGCTATTGGAAACTCATTGGGAATGGTGGCAATGGAGGCTATGGTGGCTCTCCCTCCAGATTAGGTGTCTGGTAATTTCTTCCATGATGCAGGGCTATACACTGTCCGGGTCCACACACAGCTTCCCCGATTACTTTTACCTCGATTACTGGGGAGGTTCCAATCTTCACCAGTGAAGGCCATGCTCACCGGTTGGAGACAACAAGCAGTGGGCACAGACCGCCACTATGACAATTAATAAAGCTCATTGGAAGAGTCAGCTTCTCAGACTTATGTGGATATTTATTaaaactggctaagttgcccatatTAAGCAATCAGAGGCATTAAAGGCATTTCATTTTGATgcgtcataatagaggtctatgggcaagcataacagatcggtctggtttccgttatgcaggatggaaaagAAATTCCATCCTGTCCTGGATTACGGAAACCAGACTGTttcgttatgcttgcccatatacCTCTATTATGGcgaatcaaaatggaatgcctctaaatgtttccgttttgaattccatcttacaattccgttattttctgttataaccatgttatgacggaaagcaataacggaattgagaatgctgatgtgaacccatcctTAGCTGTCTTGCTGGGTTATACTGCAGAACAGGGTCAGTTCTCCAGTGTCTTTATACCTGCTCATTGTCATTCACTGCTGTCTACCTGAATTCCATTACCATCTTCCATCTGCTCTATTGCCAGACTTAATCTTTAACATCATTTGATTCTTGTCATGTATTGGCGAGTTATTTCTGTGTATTTGCTGCATGCCAGTGTTAGTATGTGCTTCAAATATTTTTCTTGTAACCTAGTTGCTATGCAATAGTACCCTACTGTTAGTTCAGGGGGTATCTGAGTACCAAGAGACTGCTAGTACTTGGGAAAGGTGACTGCTATAGGTGAAGTCCAGTTTTACAGTCTTATAACCACAGCTGTCTTTACAGATGCTGCAGATGGCACTAAAAAAGTGACTCATGAGTGGGAATATGGCTGGCACTGCAATGGGGtaactgtggctggcactgctaTGGGTGCACTATGACTTTCACTTTTAAGGGTGTGGTGCGGGTCATTGGTGTGGCTGTCCCTGTTAAATTTCAAATAACCTATGGGCACAACTGAAACATTGCGTAATATTTAGAAATGGCCTCAGGGTGCATGCACGACAAAGTgattctccattcattgctctttAAATCCCTATGCCATGCACCACCTCCTCAGGACCTGTATTATTAACCGTAACACCATGTATGTGTTTTACCCAAAATATTCCTTTTATGTTTTTTCACAGCCCATAAAAGTAGTACAATGTGGTTCAACCTATTCTGCGCATAGTGAATGCACACTTGCTGTAGTTTGTTATAGGACTGGGTATAAAAGATTACTAAACTTAGTTACAGTGGCAGACATGTCAAAATTACTATAActatgaacagttaagcaagttgaatatGAAATCATCGCCAAATGGCATgaagttaaagatgaaacacacCTTTCAGCATTTTAAGTAATATCAGTGTATCATTTGGGTTTTGTACAAatttagactgaaaaaaaggaaaggactgccttgcaaaagtatgggaacctAAGGAGATTTGAGTGCTCAGATAACTTTGACAAGGTCTCAGACCTAAAGTAACCTGTTAGGGTTAAGGCCTGTTCACAAAAATCTTTAGGAAAGGCTAGAtaatgcaaatttcaaagctttataaaacCTTGTCCTAAAAAACAGCACCCATGGGTTCTTGAAAGAagctgcctaaggctactttcacactagcgttgtttaaccacctcaggaccgccgaacGCAGAATTGCGTcatggcggcggccctgttattcctcctggacgcgccgatgcatcctctcgcgagaggcgagatttcctgtgaacgcacgcacacaggagcgcgcgttcacaggatcggacggtaaaccagtggatctccagcctgccagcggtgatcattcgctggcaggctgtagatgcgattttttttaacccttgaaaggtatatcagacgctgttttgttaacagcgtctgatatacctgctacctggtcctctggtggtcccttttgcttgggtcGACCACCAGagcacacaggcagctctgtaatttgtagcaccaagcaccacactacactacaccccccctgtcacttattaacccctgatcacccccctgtcaatgatcacccccctgtaaggctccatacagacgtccatatgtgttttgcggaaccggggatccacggatccgcggatccgcaaaacacggacaccgcggatctgcaaaacacggacactggcaatgtgcttttcgcattttgcggatccgcacagtgccagaactatatagaaaatgccttttcttgtccacaattgctataggctctacaaaaaacgcactgttcgcccgatcaggcccaATCTTGTGcgcagtccgccccaccgcagtgacagaattttttttttttcggatcactgcaaaaacaccgtaaaatcgttgcggcgctataaaaagatcacttttgaggggcatggggagttcatcgaagatttatttttttggtacaaattagcagaaatgtttttgttttttcttacaaagtctcatattccactaacttgtgacaaaaaatttaatctcacatgaactcaccatacccctcatggaatccaaatgcatacatttttttacacatttatatttcagacttcttctcacgctatagggcccctaaaatgccagggcagtataaataccccataagtgaccccattttggaaagcagacaccccaaggtatggtattgccgtactcatgagaagtagggcaatgtgttttggggtgtatttttacatatacccatgctgggtgagataaatatctctgtaaaatgacaactttgtataaaaaatgggaaaagttgacttttacagagatatttatctcacccagcatgggtatatgtaaaaatacaccccaaaacacattgccctacttcttctgagtacggcgataccacatgtgtgacacttttttgcagcctaggtgcgcaaaggggcccaaattctaaagagcacctttaggatttcacagggcatttttttacgcatttggattccaaactacttctcacgctttaggtcccctaaaatgccagggcagtataaataccccacaagtgaccccattttggaaagaagacaccccaaggtattccgtgaggggtatggtgagttcatgtaaaattttatttttgtcacaatttagtagaatatgagactttgtaagaaaaaaaacccaacattttccgctaacttgtgacaaaaaataaaaacttccatgaactcacaatgcccatcagcgaataccttagggtgtctactttccgaaatggggtcatttgtggggtgtttctactgtctgggcattgtagaacctcaggaaacatgacaggtgctcagaaagtcaaagtgcgtaaattcacatttttgcaccatagtttgtaaacgctataacttttacccaaaccaataaatatacacttattgcattttttttatcaaagacatgtagaacaataaatttagagaaaaatttatatagaaatgtagtttaattgaaaaatgttacaacagaaagtgaaaaatttcatttttttgcaaaaatgtaggtaaattttgattaatataaaaaaaagttaatatgtcagcagcaatgaaataccaccaaatgaaagctctattagtgagaagaaaacggaaatgtgtgaaaacggattacatttgaatcctgatcaggattttgatcacaatgaaaaaatgcatttgaaaaaacggatccgccatttatggaccttaactttttttttcacatttttcgggtttaacatgcaaaagccggatacagtttgactgaacacacggcgccggatccggcgttaatgcaagtcaatgggaaaaagacgggatccggcgttcagtcaaagtgttcaggatttttggccggagataaaaatacaacatgctacagttttctgaaaagcctgatcagtcaaaaagactgaactgaagacatcatgatgcatcctgaacggattactctccattcagaatgcattaggataaaactgatcagttcttttccggatttgagcccctaggacggaactcagcgccggaaaagaaaaacgctagtgtgaaagtaccctaacactctgaaaatgaaaagGAGAAGGCTATAAAAAGATAGCAAAGCATTTTCACGTTGTCATTTCCCCAGttcaaaatgtaattaagaaatgtcAGTTAACAGAAAAAGTGTAGGTCAATGGAAGGTCTGGAGACCAAGAACATTTTCAGAGACAGCTGCTTGTAGggttgctagaaaggcaaatcagaacccctgCTTGATAGCTAAAGAAGATTTAGCAGAttctggagttgtggtacattgttctaatGTACAGTGACACTGTCACGCCCTGACCTatgagaggcctgagaagatctgacagacttgctactcgtgagtctatctgacacattgttctgtttctctttgttgtggttttggccaggatcccacctcacaggttctgctcattagctatttagtggtgctatttatacccgcctctcactatagcccttgcagtttatatttgcttctggagttcttagctggtgtttggtggatctacTGCTCCCAATCCGTGTTAAGCTAAGTCCtactccttcccttttgttgtgcgttctggctaggcctcaggaagacgctggttcctGCACCTTGCGCTTGGAACCGAttgtcttatctccagctccctagctgagggtttgcttcAGTTTCAGCTAGACttaggttccagtgcatgagcacttccacccaaaggatttgctcatgttgtcagcagtcagtaaaatgctcagggattgtcaggtggtgacctttccctgtttccTAGCTTTGGGgtctagcctggtgttttgttgcatttggtttgcttcccttccctcacctaccatgacagacacctgcacaaatatggccttcatggaagagtcatcagaagaaaacttCTGAAAAGTTTGAAAAAGAACATCTgaacaagcctgatgcattttggaaacaagtcctgtggagCGAAGAGGTTAAATGAGAAAAGGTATGTCTGGAGAAAAAAGGggacagaatttcatgaaaagaacacctctccaaccattaatCATGAGGGTGGatccaggggagcacccaggaattttgtctagggaaaAGTCCGAAAAGAAAAAAAGTGGCATGAGGCGCACTTAGCGCGGCTCACAAAATTTTGGTCCCGCCCATTGTTATAAGCCTctgctacatataataggccactcccaacaaacactgtacagctgaaattataTTTTTGAGGATGAAGGTAAGAGTCTCACCCTCATTCTCCATAGACGCACTGTACTCAATACTCAGGGCCCCGACATAAAGCTCTTGTACTGACATTGCCCCCCACGTA
Proteins encoded in this region:
- the LOC122920366 gene encoding phospholipase A and acyltransferase 2-like — encoded protein: MPLVGPSPKPGDLIEFYRTLYQHWGIYVGEGYVVHLTDQEGWSSLSSAFGASAVVRKDRLEDVAYGCSYKVNNKYDEKIQPYPREKVVRAALRLVGQTMPYSLTSGNCEHFSTELRYGKGFSDQVDNAVWYSTAAAAGGVLVAAAALSTTAITRSRRQNQ